agcctcttgatgaaagtgaaagaggagagtgaaaaagttggcttaaagctcaacattcagaaaacgaagatcatggcatctggtcccatcacttcatgggaaatcgatgggaaacagtggaaacagtgtcagactttattttggggggctccaaaatcactgcagatggtgactgcagccatgaaattaaaagatgcttactccttggaagaaaagttatgaccaacctagatagcatattcaaaagctgagacattactttgccaacaaaggtccatctagtcaaggctatggtttttcctgtggtcatgcgtggatgtgagagttggactgtgaagaaagctgagcgctgaagaattgatgcttttgaactgtggtgttggagaagactcttgagagtcccttggactgcaaggagacccaaccagtccattctaaaggaaatcagccttgggtgttctttggaaggaatgatgctaaagctgaaactccaatactttggccacctcatgcaaagagttgactcattggaaaagaccctgatgctgggagggattgggggcaggaaaaggggacgacagaggatgagatggctggatggcatcaccgactcgatggatgtgagtttgagtggactctgggagttggtgatggacagggaggcctggcatgctgtgattcatggtgtcacagagtcggacaggactgagtgactgaactgaactgaaatgctcaAATATCAATTAGACAGTGGTGGGAAGATGGAGTGGAAGGGCCATGTAACTTACTAGTACAAGGGCAAGGGAGAGGGGGAGTTGGGGAAGAAAGTTCCAGAGAGGAGATGAAGCTATGCTGAAACTCAATAATAGATTATTTGCTAGATGGACAAATAGGGAGGAAAATTTCCAGCCCCTTCCACCAGgggaaaataaacacaaaggaaaggaaatacatGCATACAAGGCACATACGAAAAGATGCAAGTAGTTTGCTGTGACTATAACACACGGTCCATTGGATAAAAGGTGAGACAGAAGTCTCTATCAATAGTCAGTACCTTGATCTATAGATTTTcatcaattatattaataaatttgatttttaacttGGAGCAAGGGTAATTTTCATTTAGCAAAGAACAATCTGATGGAGAAAGCTTGGCAGatgagatatattttttttaactgttgcaATGATGGGATTATCTCAGCAGTACAATATAGACATGATGCGAATGGCTGTGACAGTCTTCACATGGTTGCCTCTTCTTCATTCACATCTCAGCTTAGGCTTCTCTTCATCAAGAACCCTTTTTGAACAGCCAATTTAGTTGATCAGTAACAGAACTCACCTGTGTTTTAATTCTATGCATtgtaacaattatttattgagtaGTCATTTAATTATTGCTTTCCTTAACTAAATAAGTTCCCTTTGGAAAGAAGTggtattttttcattgttttaaaccaGGACCTACAGTAACTGCAAAATACTTTGAAAGTATtctgctcaataaatacttgttgagtaAATGAGTGAAGAAAGTAAGTCAGTGgccaaagaagaggaaagaaatagtTATTTGAGGAACTTCATTTGAtaaaaagaaggaatgaaagagATTTGTGctgactttttttccccattttatgcCTGCTGACTAGATACACTGTGGACAAATCAATTGGGATGGTTACATAGAATAGTACTGGTTTCAGGATGAGTATAACTTCcaaactttaaaactttaaattataGGTAAGAAATTTATCTCTTTGGCTCACTGGAGCTTATTAAGAGTAATATAAAGATTTATATTTCTATCTGAAAGAATCTTCCTGatgactttgcttttcttttcttcaggtCATGAACCTCAATTGTTCCTTGTGGCAAGACAACAGCATGTCTGTGAAACACTTTGCATTTGCCAAATTCTCTGAGGTCACTGAACAGTGCTTCCTTTTATTTACCCTCATCCTACTTATGTTCTTAGCATCACTGACAGGCAATGTTCTCATAGCTCTTGCCATCTGGACCAATCCAGCCCTCCatacccccatgtacttcttcctggcCAACTTGTCTCTCTTGGAGATTGGATACACTTGCTCTGTCATACCCAAGATGCTGCAGAGCCTTGTGAGTGAGGCCCGAGGAATCTCTCGGGAGGGCTGTGCTACACAGATGTTTTTCTTTACATTATTTGCTATAAGTGAGTGCTGTCTTTTGGCAGCCATGGCTTTTGATCGCTATACGGCCATATGCTCCCCACTTCACTATGCAACACGAATGAGTCGTGGAGTGTGCGTCCATTTAGCAATGATTTCTTGGGGAGTGGGTTGCATAGTAAGCTTGGGCCAAACcaactatattttttctttggaCTTCTGTGGCCCCTGTGAAATAGACCACTCCTTCTGTGACCTCCCCCCTATTCTGGCACTAGCCTGTGGGGATACATCCCATAATGAGGCTGCAGTCTTTGTTGTGGCCACTCTTTGCATTTCCAGCCCATTTTTACTAATCATTGCTTCTTATGGCAGAATTCTAGCTGCCGTGCTGATCATGCCCTCCCCTGAAGGCCGCCAAAAAGCTCTTTCCACCTGTTCTTCCCACCTGCTGGTAGTAACGCTCTTCTATGGCTCAGGATCTGTCACCTACTTGAGGCCCAAGGCTAGCCATTCACCAGGGGTGGATAAACTCCTGGCCCTCTTCTATACTGTGGTGACATCCATGCTCAACCCTATCATCTACAGCTTACGGAACAAGGAAGTCAAGACAGCTCTTCGGAGAACTCTGGGCAAGAAaaagttttgattcctgggtagatAGCAGAGGAACATACAAATTCCTCTTTGCAAAAGATGCATACTCAACCTAAGAGGAAAGACgaaaagaaggagggaggaaaaaattTTGTACTTGTCAAACTATTTTGTAAGAACATTCTTTAATAACAGTGATTGTAACAATTCTTGTAATTCCAGAGACAGCTCTTTTCCCATAGCTAAAGTTCTGACTGCCAAATTCTGGAAAGAAGTTGGCTATTAAAGAATTTAATAGGCGAGTCCAACACTACACAggttttccaaaatatttcagGTTAAAAGTATAGGTTTAGAGTATAGATTGCCAGATTATATCTCAGAAGCTTGGCAAATTCTCACTCTATACTCTTAGGCATTGTATAGCCCCTGAGGGCCCATCTGACTTCTGCTCTTGTCACTAGGGTCTGTCCCATAAAACTCTGAATTCCCTAGTAACTCTGTGACATGTATTACTTACttccataaaaatgttttataattcttttgCCTTAATTGTTGGTACATTCTATAGAGTTAAATTTTTGAGTTGTGTGtgctataaaaatatatagacatCAGAAGTAAACTCTTAAAGTCAGAGGTATTTGTTGcagaacattaaaagaaaaatatgagaaatttttATGGAGAGCCCTCATGGTcaaaatgtttttagaaataaagagaaatcacATTTAAATCCAAGGATGGAAGATGAAAGGTGtactaaaaataattaatataaataactgtatttaatacaatatttaatataaaaattatagatttttattcaatttataaaatttacatatgTACAAATGATTCATAGTTGAATATACTTGGAAATCATCCAAAAACTTGCTCTTAAGAGAAATGAACATGATTACGACACGATCTAGTAGCTCAAGGCATGTATTAGATGCGTTTCCTTGGATTTGAACATCTTGTCCTCAGGGAGGTGCTATGatctataatatttatatattatataaatatatatatattatatatataaatatatttatatatataatatatatatatattatataatatatatattatataatatttataatatttatctaTGATAAATAACTACTCAAACAGTAGCTATAATATGACAAAAAGTGGAGAACTGTGCTGCTACTATGACTTAACTTACAGTATCAGAAGAATAGGTTCTGGGGGACTGATGTATggtatggtgactatagttaataatactgtattgtatacttgataTTTGCTGAGAGTACTGTAGTTCTTAAGTATTCTtaccatacacatacacaaatgatAACTATTTGAGGTGATGGAATATGTTTCTTAACTTGattgtagtaatcatttcacaaaggacacatatatcaaatcatattatatactttatatacaattttattggTCAGTTTTATCTGTTAAAAGCTGAGGGGAAGAAAGACTGTGAAAATTCTACAGTCAGGGTATAGTAGTGATGCTCACTAATGACAAAGATATGTTTTACCAGATACACGCATTTTACCAAAAACTATCCAATTCATTGTTGACCGAAACATAATACTTTGTGGTTATTATTTACATGTGTGTACAGTAATTAAGAATGGAAATAATCTGAACATGCAAAAATAGCCACTTAACAATTGTGCTACAGAAATAGTCAGGAATTATATGTAGGCATTAGAGATTATTACTTAAAAGTGTGCTTATTAATATAGAAAAAATGAGTTATTAAGCATTAAAGCAAGTTAATAGCAAtctgtataaatttaaaagtatgtttATTAATCTAGAAAAATTAATGAGTTATTAAGCATTAAATCAAGTTAATAGGAATCTATAAGGCATTAACATTTTGTTAAGTTTTATAagtttgaaaagattaaaaacttgACAACTTACAATGTAAAAGAATCAGACTATTAACATCTAATCACACTACATGCAGAATTAAACTTATAGTGGATTAAagtcctaaatgtaagaccagaaaccataaaactcctagaagagaacacaggcagtAAGGTCTTTGACATCACTCTTGACAATAATTTTTGGATCGACTCCAAAGGCAatagcaacaaaagcaaaaataaaccaatgagATTACATCAgatttaaaagtttctgcacagtgaaggaaatcacaaacaaaataaaaaggcaactacagaatgggaaaagatatttgtaaatcatataccCAAAGGTTTATCcaaataatatccaaaatatacaaagaacacaagcaactcaataacaaaaaatcaaacaatccAACTGAAAAATAGGTAGTTCTAAATAGACATTCTTCTGAAGAAGACATtcaaatggccaacagacacatgagaAGACATTCAATTGGTTTAATCATTAATtactgtttctgctgctgctgtttggtcattaggtcatgtccgactctgtgatcccatggctgtagcctgccaggctcacctgtccataggctttcccaagcaagaatactggaggggttgtcatgtccttccccaggggaatcttcctgacccagggatcgaaccctcatcccctgcttGGTAGGTGGACttcttaccactaagccacctgggaagccctccactaataattagagaactgcaaatcaaaacaacagtaTCACTTCACATCTGTCAGAGAGGCTATTTtcaaaagaacaagaaataacaagttttAGCAAGAAAGTAGAGTAAAGGAAACACTATCTATGGGAATGAAAACC
This genomic interval from Bos taurus isolate L1 Dominette 01449 registration number 42190680 breed Hereford chromosome 23, ARS-UCD2.0, whole genome shotgun sequence contains the following:
- the OR10AL40 gene encoding olfactory receptor family 10 subfamily AL member 40; translation: MNLNCSLWQDNSMSVKHFAFAKFSEVTEQCFLLFTLILLMFLASLTGNVLIALAIWTNPALHTPMYFFLANLSLLEIGYTCSVIPKMLQSLVSEARGISREGCATQMFFFTLFAISECCLLAAMAFDRYTAICSPLHYATRMSRGVCVHLAMISWGVGCIVSLGQTNYIFSLDFCGPCEIDHSFCDLPPILALACGDTSHNEAAVFVVATLCISSPFLLIIASYGRILAAVLIMPSPEGRQKALSTCSSHLLVVTLFYGSGSVTYLRPKASHSPGVDKLLALFYTVVTSMLNPIIYSLRNKEVKTALRRTLGKKKF